The following are from one region of the Chryseobacterium shigense genome:
- a CDS encoding c-type cytochrome, translated as MKKISAAVLFTCILLASCTPKASTAGPVGPAVSTAEQIAQGKTIFENSCGRCHKLPDPAAHTSVQWVGIMNSMAPKAKLTDEQHQWVYDYIVSVKK; from the coding sequence ATGAAAAAAATATCCGCTGCTGTATTATTTACCTGTATTTTACTGGCTTCCTGTACCCCTAAAGCTTCTACAGCCGGCCCGGTAGGACCTGCCGTTTCTACTGCAGAACAGATAGCGCAGGGAAAAACGATCTTTGAAAATTCCTGCGGAAGATGCCATAAACTGCCGGATCCCGCAGCACATACTTCAGTACAGTGGGTAGGAATCATGAATTCTATGGCTCCAAAAGCAAAATTGACAGACGAGCAGCATCAATGGGTATATGATTATATTGTTTCTGTGAAAAAATAA
- the prfH gene encoding peptide chain release factor H → MEKIIQITSGRGPLECQWVAAKILKVFLEEVKNNTIDYEIVHRENGDENLTLKSVTILLKAKNLDAFLKTWLGSICWIGKSTFRKLHKRSNWFIGIFELEGLEKINFNEKDIQFQTTRSQGSGGQNVNKVNTAVRAVHLPTGESVFAQDSRSQLENKKLAIMRLKEKVAGIYIKQLEKRMQDTWNNHLQVQRGNPVRTFSGTDFKKNHQDKSFKKQRNTLKKELKNYRNDLN, encoded by the coding sequence ATGGAAAAAATCATACAAATAACCTCAGGAAGAGGACCTTTAGAATGCCAGTGGGTTGCGGCAAAAATTCTGAAGGTCTTCCTTGAGGAAGTTAAAAACAATACTATAGATTACGAAATCGTTCACCGGGAAAACGGTGATGAAAACCTGACCCTGAAATCCGTCACCATACTTCTAAAAGCAAAAAACCTGGATGCATTTTTAAAAACCTGGTTAGGAAGCATCTGCTGGATAGGGAAAAGCACCTTCAGGAAACTACATAAAAGAAGCAACTGGTTTATCGGTATTTTTGAATTGGAAGGGTTGGAGAAAATCAATTTCAATGAAAAAGACATCCAGTTCCAGACTACAAGAAGCCAGGGAAGCGGAGGCCAGAATGTGAACAAAGTAAACACAGCTGTTCGCGCTGTTCATTTACCAACCGGTGAAAGTGTATTTGCCCAGGACTCAAGGTCGCAATTGGAAAATAAAAAGCTTGCCATCATGCGACTGAAAGAAAAGGTAGCCGGAATTTATATAAAACAGCTGGAAAAAAGAATGCAGGATACATGGAACAATCATCTGCAAGTACAGAGAGGAAATCCTGTGCGGACATTTTCCGGGACAGATTTTAAAAAAAATCATCAGGACAAATCTTTTAAAAAACAGAGAAATACCCTGAAAAAAGAATTAAAGAACTACAGAAATGACCTTAACTAA
- a CDS encoding ABC transporter ATP-binding protein, with product MIEVKDLKKSFDDVEVLKGISTSFDKGKVNLIIGQSGSGKTVFLKSLLNVYQPSSGEILFDGRDINTMTRDEKQHLRSEIGTVFQGSALFDSLTVEENIMFPLDMFTNLTFREKKKRVFEVIGRVHLDKAGRKFPSEISGGMQKRVAIARAIVNNPKYLFCDEPNSGLDPYTSNVIDDLLLEITKEYNTTTIINTHDMNSVMTIGEKIVYLRLGIKEWEGNKDILITAGNKNLIDFVYSSELFKELREYLLENNKTIENTITKIDDNEKGT from the coding sequence ATGATTGAGGTAAAAGATCTTAAGAAGAGTTTTGACGATGTTGAAGTACTTAAGGGAATTTCAACTTCTTTTGACAAAGGAAAGGTAAATCTGATCATCGGACAGAGTGGCTCGGGGAAAACAGTTTTCCTGAAAAGCTTACTGAATGTTTATCAGCCTTCATCAGGTGAAATCCTTTTTGACGGCAGAGATATCAATACAATGACCCGGGACGAGAAACAGCACCTCCGTTCAGAAATCGGGACCGTATTTCAGGGCAGCGCCCTCTTCGACTCCCTAACAGTGGAAGAGAATATCATGTTCCCGCTGGATATGTTTACCAACCTGACGTTCAGAGAAAAAAAGAAAAGAGTATTTGAAGTAATAGGCAGGGTGCATCTTGATAAGGCAGGAAGAAAATTCCCATCCGAAATTTCCGGCGGAATGCAGAAACGTGTCGCCATCGCAAGAGCCATTGTGAACAACCCGAAGTACCTTTTCTGTGACGAACCGAACTCCGGCCTCGACCCTTATACTTCCAATGTAATTGATGATCTTCTTCTTGAAATCACCAAAGAATATAATACAACAACCATCATCAATACCCACGATATGAATTCCGTGATGACGATTGGTGAGAAAATTGTATACCTGAGGTTAGGCATTAAGGAATGGGAAGGAAACAAGGACATTCTGATCACGGCAGGCAATAAAAATCTTATTGACTTCGTTTATTCTTCAGAACTGTTTAAAGAACTGAGAGAATATTTACTTGAAAATAATAAAACGATTGAAAATACAATCACTAAAATAGATGATAATGAAAAAGGTACTTAG
- a CDS encoding c-type cytochrome: MRKVILSMIAGAVFMVSCGPKSVAVTGPKYTASEQLTQGKTIFENSCSRCHKLPNPVKHDDQGWIKTLSRMAPKAKLSDEQHQMVYDYLISVNKK; encoded by the coding sequence ATGAGAAAAGTAATCTTAAGTATGATCGCAGGTGCTGTCTTTATGGTATCATGCGGACCAAAAAGTGTTGCTGTAACCGGGCCAAAATATACGGCATCGGAACAACTGACCCAAGGTAAAACGATTTTTGAAAACTCATGTTCCAGATGTCATAAACTTCCGAATCCTGTTAAACATGATGATCAGGGCTGGATTAAAACTTTGAGCAGAATGGCTCCCAAAGCGAAGTTAAGTGACGAGCAGCATCAGATGGTTTATGACTATCTTATTTCTGTAAACAAAAAATAA
- a CDS encoding enolase C-terminal domain-like protein, which produces MELNFELKTLLLKETFSIAYGNYDKREALLVELSHQNTKGYGECVAIDYYQIDLKNFTFRLKEIQSILEKQPVVHPKDFFHFLSGLNLHPFLMSALDCAYWDLFGKLENKSFIELNSLPSENLIESSITISVGNVEEQIRKIEKSKWNKFKVKCKGLDKHNVDRLLQLDRNLALDSNASFTEEDCRWLQENNEVQKFSYLEQPRPIDQYKILKKKGFANWMADEDCQDINSLEELIPYYKSVNIKLMKCGGLTPALEMIRKAKEQGYKIMIGCMTESTVGISAGCLLAGLTDFADLDGATLISNDYASGNFVENGRVILSEKLGLGIELK; this is translated from the coding sequence ATGGAACTGAATTTTGAACTAAAAACACTTCTGCTGAAAGAAACATTCTCAATTGCTTATGGTAATTATGATAAAAGAGAAGCATTGCTTGTGGAACTGTCCCATCAAAACACAAAAGGCTACGGCGAATGTGTTGCGATAGATTATTACCAGATTGATCTGAAGAATTTCACTTTCAGGTTAAAAGAAATTCAATCCATACTTGAAAAACAGCCTGTTGTTCATCCGAAAGATTTTTTCCACTTTCTTTCCGGGCTGAATCTGCATCCGTTTTTAATGTCTGCACTCGATTGTGCTTATTGGGACCTGTTTGGAAAACTTGAAAACAAAAGCTTTATTGAACTGAACAGCCTTCCTTCTGAAAACCTCATTGAAAGCTCTATCACAATATCAGTTGGAAATGTAGAGGAACAGATCAGAAAGATTGAAAAAAGCAAATGGAATAAATTCAAAGTAAAATGTAAAGGTTTGGATAAACACAATGTTGACCGGCTTTTACAGTTGGACAGAAATTTAGCTTTAGATTCCAATGCAAGTTTTACAGAAGAAGACTGCAGATGGCTTCAGGAAAATAATGAAGTTCAAAAATTCTCATATCTTGAACAGCCACGCCCTATAGATCAATACAAAATTTTAAAAAAGAAAGGTTTTGCCAATTGGATGGCAGATGAAGACTGTCAGGATATCAACTCTTTGGAAGAATTAATACCTTACTATAAAAGTGTCAATATAAAACTGATGAAATGTGGAGGATTGACTCCAGCCCTGGAAATGATCAGAAAAGCAAAAGAACAGGGATATAAAATTATGATAGGATGTATGACCGAGTCTACCGTTGGAATCTCTGCCGGCTGCTTGCTGGCCGGACTTACTGATTTTGCTGATCTTGACGGTGCAACCCTCATTTCCAATGATTATGCCTCCGGGAATTTTGTGGAAAACGGGAGGGTAATTTTATCGGAAAAGCTGGGATTAGGAATAGAGCTAAAATAA
- a CDS encoding outer membrane beta-barrel protein, whose protein sequence is MKKVLSIALIGFSMFASAQISLAGKANLIFPTGSPSWKNIKGTVNDAIEGTGKNNAGFNVGLSLKVGLPGSLYVMPELYYTHFKNEFTAENTTFDVKSNRLDMPVLLGYNLLGNMLGVFVGPVASYNLSKDNTYNDFKENVKNNFTVGYQLGAQLEIKKLIINARYEGAFSKDERNFINKVSDSEIRYDNRPNLFLVGVGYRFK, encoded by the coding sequence ATGAAAAAGGTACTTAGTATAGCATTAATCGGGTTTTCAATGTTTGCTTCCGCGCAGATTTCTCTGGCAGGAAAAGCAAATTTAATATTCCCTACAGGTTCTCCCTCCTGGAAAAACATTAAAGGAACGGTAAATGACGCAATTGAAGGAACAGGAAAAAATAATGCTGGGTTTAACGTAGGACTGTCATTAAAAGTAGGGCTTCCGGGTTCATTATATGTAATGCCTGAATTATACTACACCCACTTCAAAAATGAATTTACTGCGGAAAATACTACTTTTGATGTAAAGAGCAACCGTCTTGATATGCCTGTTTTATTAGGCTATAACCTTTTAGGAAATATGCTTGGAGTTTTTGTAGGACCGGTTGCCAGCTATAATCTAAGCAAAGACAATACCTACAATGATTTCAAAGAAAATGTGAAAAACAACTTCACCGTAGGTTACCAGTTAGGGGCACAGCTTGAAATCAAAAAACTGATTATCAATGCAAGATACGAAGGAGCATTCAGCAAGGATGAAAGAAATTTTATCAATAAGGTTTCAGACTCGGAAATCAGATATGACAACAGGCCTAATCTATTCTTAGTAGGCGTAGGTTACAGGTTTAAATAA
- a CDS encoding RtcB family protein yields the protein MGNLKLKGKDILKLGYPNNQSVNVALEVMKRNFATKNIHHVKSILKEILLNPENFEKDLTFGQIAESLLSSRKTEKRMLNTQRANFSIFGNNISEEAKNQLYTALKLPISTQSALMPDAHSGYGLPIGGVLAVENAVIPYGVGMDIGCRMSLSILDIPVSYLDGARDKYEKALAEHTKFGMYETHKSHVDHEIFDRDTFDMIPVLRRLKGKAIKQMGSSGGGNHFVEFGEVKITEEDDQIGLPKGKYLGILSHSGSRGLGAEIAQYYSRVAADQCPLPKEAQQFAWLDLNTHLGLEYWTAMNLAGDYASACHDDIHRRLVKAVGGRVKARIENHHNFAWKEIHNGKEVIVHRKGATPANENELGMIPGSMTAKGFIVRGKGNPDSLNSASHGAGRAHSRGECRSLFTQNDIKKELKLKKVTLMGGNTEEAPMAYKDIHEVMNAQSELVDILGTFQPRIVRMDR from the coding sequence ATGGGAAATTTAAAACTAAAAGGAAAAGATATATTAAAACTCGGTTATCCGAATAATCAAAGCGTGAACGTGGCTTTGGAGGTGATGAAAAGAAATTTTGCAACGAAGAATATTCATCATGTAAAATCTATTTTAAAAGAAATCCTCCTGAACCCGGAAAACTTTGAAAAAGACCTGACTTTCGGGCAGATTGCAGAATCACTGCTTTCATCCAGGAAAACAGAAAAAAGAATGCTCAATACCCAGCGTGCCAATTTCAGCATCTTCGGAAACAATATCTCCGAAGAAGCAAAAAACCAGCTGTACACAGCTTTAAAACTGCCAATCTCAACCCAGAGCGCTTTAATGCCCGATGCACACAGCGGTTACGGACTTCCGATAGGCGGTGTGCTGGCGGTAGAAAACGCAGTGATTCCTTACGGAGTAGGTATGGATATCGGCTGCAGGATGAGTCTCAGTATTCTGGATATACCGGTTTCATATCTTGACGGAGCAAGAGATAAATATGAAAAAGCTCTTGCCGAACATACCAAATTCGGGATGTATGAAACACATAAATCTCATGTAGATCATGAAATCTTTGACAGAGATACATTTGACATGATCCCGGTTTTGAGAAGATTAAAAGGAAAGGCCATTAAACAGATGGGATCTTCCGGCGGCGGAAATCACTTTGTAGAATTCGGGGAAGTTAAAATTACAGAAGAAGATGATCAGATTGGGCTGCCAAAAGGAAAATACCTGGGAATACTTTCCCACAGTGGTTCCAGAGGCTTAGGAGCTGAAATTGCGCAATATTACTCAAGAGTAGCTGCAGACCAGTGTCCTTTGCCCAAAGAAGCACAGCAGTTTGCCTGGCTGGATCTGAACACCCATCTTGGTCTGGAATACTGGACCGCGATGAATCTTGCCGGAGATTACGCTTCTGCCTGTCATGATGATATCCACAGAAGACTTGTAAAAGCTGTAGGTGGAAGAGTAAAAGCAAGAATTGAAAACCATCACAATTTCGCATGGAAAGAAATTCACAACGGAAAAGAAGTCATTGTTCACAGGAAAGGAGCAACACCAGCCAATGAAAATGAATTAGGAATGATCCCGGGATCTATGACGGCAAAAGGCTTTATCGTTCGTGGAAAAGGAAACCCGGATTCCCTGAACTCAGCATCACATGGAGCGGGAAGAGCCCATTCAAGAGGAGAATGCAGGAGCCTTTTCACCCAGAATGATATCAAAAAAGAGCTGAAGCTGAAGAAAGTGACATTAATGGGAGGCAATACGGAAGAAGCACCAATGGCTTACAAGGATATTCATGAAGTGATGAACGCACAAAGCGAATTGGTAGATATTCTCGGAACATTTCAACCCAGAATTGTGAGAATGGACAGGTAA
- a CDS encoding T9SS-dependent M36 family metallopeptidase: MNRKLFLWPFSVAVFFAFGKINAQNSNGLIQDYYQKSGQLAQKNGTSNKTGVIILNEDPSKSLGVDIVNVQQTYDGLRVYNALGKLMIKGDKIISEKNDFKQNISVAGQGKSKERFSEDLLKQKLNLSEISKVDYLPNVYFEKNGVYVLAKELFVSDKKSADVWHIIADAATGEILTKDNLTVDCNFTHDNSSDSGEESHIEQHTGSGAQAVLGVGAMNKTTAGNLLVPSNASYNVFPLPVEAPTFGSRALINNPWDITVSPEGWHSDGTNSYTNTRGNNVYAYSDQANANTAGYSPNGGASLNFDFPYAEGRYINPFTHRDAAITNLFYMNNKMHDIFYKFGFTESARNYQTNNFANGGMAGDAVNAEAFDGSGLNNANFSSGYETVISGVTYLQAPRMQMYLWDRAQTTADPISRYKYNSPSTAVSRPKVMTGSASFGALLFEGQSVTGDLAVSVPADACTAPAAGSLTGKIAVITSTSCEYGLKVLNAQNAGAIGAIVYRPSTDTPVSMGGGASGSQVTIPAINIGKTEGLYMVGELGSGTTINATLGNDFNGFKHSSLDNGVIAHEYGHGISNRLTGQGYSCLSAANSAEQMGEGWSDFFALMLTTKPGDTSSLARGVATYSADQPSTGGGIRLAKYSPDFGLNNYTYARTNTVSGSHAIGFIWATMLWDLTWKYIEKYGYNSDVLASATSGNAKILQLVVNGLKLQACSPTFIDGRDAILQADAVGNAGADKCMIWKAFAKRGLGVNASAGVRATANDQVEDFTVPEECNTALATQDIKAADNKFIVFPNPTYDEFFVGNLDKSSQDVQIKMFDMSGKLVFSDARDPQSKKAISTKGFQKGVYMVHIKQGEKIQTEKLIVR, translated from the coding sequence ATGAATAGAAAATTATTTTTATGGCCGTTTTCTGTGGCCGTATTCTTTGCTTTTGGTAAAATCAATGCACAAAATTCCAACGGGCTGATCCAGGATTACTACCAGAAAAGCGGACAATTAGCACAAAAAAATGGAACCAGTAATAAAACCGGGGTTATTATTCTCAATGAAGATCCTTCCAAAAGTTTAGGAGTGGACATCGTAAACGTTCAGCAAACCTATGATGGACTTAGAGTTTACAATGCTTTGGGAAAACTGATGATCAAAGGAGACAAGATTATCTCCGAAAAAAATGACTTTAAACAAAATATTTCTGTTGCCGGCCAGGGAAAATCCAAAGAACGGTTTTCAGAAGACCTTCTTAAACAAAAACTGAACCTGAGTGAAATCTCTAAAGTAGATTATCTTCCCAATGTATATTTTGAGAAGAACGGAGTTTATGTTTTGGCAAAAGAACTTTTTGTTTCAGATAAGAAATCTGCCGATGTTTGGCATATTATTGCCGATGCAGCCACAGGTGAAATTCTTACAAAAGACAATCTAACGGTTGATTGTAATTTTACCCATGACAATTCTTCGGATAGTGGAGAAGAATCACATATAGAACAACATACAGGGTCCGGAGCACAGGCTGTTTTGGGAGTTGGAGCAATGAATAAAACAACAGCCGGTAATCTGCTTGTCCCTTCCAATGCTTCTTACAATGTTTTCCCTTTACCGGTAGAGGCACCTACCTTTGGTTCCCGTGCCCTTATTAATAATCCCTGGGATATAACAGTTTCCCCTGAAGGATGGCATTCCGACGGAACCAATAGCTATACCAATACCAGAGGGAATAATGTATATGCCTATTCAGATCAGGCTAATGCCAATACAGCAGGCTATTCTCCAAATGGCGGAGCTTCCTTGAATTTTGATTTCCCGTATGCAGAAGGAAGATACATAAACCCTTTTACACACAGGGATGCTGCCATTACCAATCTGTTTTATATGAATAATAAGATGCACGACATCTTCTATAAATTCGGGTTTACAGAGTCCGCAAGAAACTATCAGACCAATAACTTTGCAAACGGAGGTATGGCAGGTGATGCGGTAAATGCCGAAGCATTTGATGGAAGCGGCCTGAATAATGCCAATTTCAGTTCAGGTTATGAGACTGTAATATCAGGCGTAACTTATCTCCAGGCCCCAAGAATGCAGATGTATCTTTGGGACAGAGCACAAACCACAGCAGACCCTATTTCCAGATATAAGTATAATTCTCCTTCAACGGCTGTAAGCAGACCGAAAGTAATGACCGGAAGTGCATCTTTTGGAGCTTTATTATTTGAAGGGCAGTCTGTTACCGGTGATCTTGCTGTTTCAGTGCCCGCTGATGCATGTACCGCACCTGCTGCCGGAAGTCTTACCGGTAAAATAGCAGTCATTACAAGTACAAGCTGCGAATATGGACTTAAAGTTTTAAACGCACAGAATGCAGGTGCAATAGGAGCCATTGTGTACAGACCTTCTACAGATACGCCTGTCAGCATGGGTGGAGGAGCTTCAGGAAGCCAGGTAACAATTCCTGCTATCAACATAGGAAAAACAGAAGGATTGTATATGGTTGGAGAACTGGGAAGTGGAACTACCATCAATGCAACATTAGGAAACGATTTTAATGGATTTAAACACTCAAGTCTTGATAACGGTGTTATTGCCCACGAATATGGACACGGTATTTCAAACAGGTTAACAGGGCAGGGATACAGCTGTCTTTCTGCAGCAAACAGTGCGGAGCAGATGGGTGAAGGATGGTCAGACTTCTTTGCATTAATGCTTACAACAAAGCCGGGAGATACTTCATCTCTGGCCAGAGGTGTAGCGACATACTCAGCAGATCAGCCATCGACAGGGGGAGGAATCAGGCTTGCCAAATATTCTCCTGATTTTGGTCTAAATAACTACACCTACGCAAGAACAAATACAGTTTCCGGTTCCCATGCTATCGGATTCATATGGGCAACTATGCTTTGGGACCTGACCTGGAAATACATAGAAAAATATGGATATAACAGTGATGTATTGGCAAGTGCCACTTCCGGAAATGCAAAGATTCTGCAGCTTGTAGTAAACGGACTTAAATTACAGGCTTGCAGCCCTACATTTATTGACGGAAGAGATGCTATTCTTCAGGCAGATGCCGTAGGAAATGCCGGAGCAGATAAATGTATGATCTGGAAAGCTTTTGCGAAGAGAGGATTAGGAGTTAACGCTTCAGCGGGAGTTAGGGCAACTGCTAACGATCAGGTGGAAGACTTCACTGTTCCTGAAGAGTGTAATACAGCTTTAGCTACTCAGGATATTAAAGCGGCAGACAATAAATTCATTGTATTCCCTAACCCGACTTATGATGAATTCTTTGTAGGAAATTTAGATAAATCTTCTCAGGATGTACAGATTAAAATGTTTGATATGTCCGGAAAATTAGTTTTCTCAGATGCCAGAGATCCTCAGTCTAAAAAAGCAATTTCTACCAAAGGCTTCCAGAAAGGAGTATATATGGTACACATCAAGCAGGGAGAAAAAATTCAGACTGAAAAACTGATTGTAAGATAA
- the meaB gene encoding methylmalonyl Co-A mutase-associated GTPase MeaB — protein MKFSTEELIRGIQSGNKRLIAKAITLVESKKAEHRTQAEELLKKIMPFTGNSIRIGITGVPGAGKSTFIENFGRLAISNDKKVAVLAIDPSSSINKGSILGDKTRMEELAKEENAFIRPSPSSGFLGGVANTTFETMMICEAAGYDYILIETVGVGQSEVLVADITDIFLFLKIIGGGDELQGIKRGIMEMVDLIFINKVDQDNLQKAKNTRLELKRALDFIPPKEKDWKIPVLLGSALHNEGLEDVYSKIDEFINLKKKAGSFNEVRTRQAEKRFEYWVQEYILAMMKRSDSVEAAYIQHKKNASEMVSNPSTEAKLFVEKFLSKD, from the coding sequence ATGAAATTTTCTACAGAAGAACTGATCCGGGGAATACAGTCAGGAAATAAACGCCTGATCGCAAAAGCTATTACCTTAGTTGAAAGTAAAAAAGCCGAGCACAGAACCCAGGCAGAAGAACTTCTTAAGAAAATAATGCCTTTCACGGGAAATTCCATAAGAATAGGAATTACAGGAGTTCCTGGAGCAGGAAAATCCACATTCATTGAAAATTTCGGAAGGCTTGCTATTTCGAATGATAAAAAAGTAGCGGTGCTGGCTATTGATCCCAGTTCCTCTATCAACAAAGGAAGTATTCTGGGAGATAAAACCAGGATGGAAGAGCTTGCCAAAGAAGAAAATGCTTTTATCCGTCCTTCCCCAAGTTCCGGATTTCTTGGCGGAGTTGCCAATACCACATTTGAAACTATGATGATCTGCGAAGCGGCAGGCTATGATTACATTCTGATCGAAACAGTGGGAGTAGGGCAGTCTGAAGTGCTTGTGGCTGATATTACAGATATATTCTTATTTCTGAAGATTATTGGAGGAGGAGATGAGCTGCAGGGAATCAAACGTGGGATCATGGAAATGGTGGATCTTATTTTTATCAATAAAGTAGATCAGGATAATCTGCAGAAAGCCAAAAATACCAGACTGGAATTAAAGCGGGCGCTGGATTTTATTCCTCCCAAAGAAAAGGACTGGAAAATTCCCGTACTTTTAGGCTCTGCGCTTCATAATGAAGGCCTGGAAGATGTCTACAGCAAAATTGACGAATTTATAAACCTGAAAAAGAAAGCAGGCAGTTTTAATGAAGTTCGTACCCGGCAGGCAGAAAAACGTTTTGAATACTGGGTTCAGGAATATATTCTTGCTATGATGAAAAGAAGCGATTCTGTAGAGGCTGCTTATATACAGCACAAAAAAAATGCTTCAGAAATGGTTTCGAATCCCAGCACTGAAGCAAAACTGTTTGTTGAAAAATTTTTATCTAAAGACTAA
- a CDS encoding DUF4251 domain-containing protein, which produces MKKYISFIFIFGFLFFFQSCSSQASIDSKTVDALVDSQEFTFHAQRANPMNYEVINIMGSIQNAPSTRMLQLDGENYTIELKKNNLEVVLPYFGRMFTPSYNTADNSYRFTSKDFTVNKSQNKKGNWTLKIKPNDKRNVDEINIEVFKNGKAFVSMRSNDRQPITYDGYISKNDAPQKENEKL; this is translated from the coding sequence ATGAAAAAGTATATTTCATTTATATTTATTTTTGGATTTCTTTTTTTCTTCCAAAGCTGTTCGTCTCAGGCTTCAATAGACTCCAAAACAGTTGATGCACTTGTAGATTCCCAGGAATTTACGTTTCATGCACAAAGGGCAAATCCTATGAACTATGAGGTAATTAACATAATGGGTTCTATCCAGAATGCGCCGTCTACGAGAATGCTTCAGCTGGACGGAGAGAACTATACCATAGAGCTTAAAAAAAATAACCTGGAAGTAGTTCTTCCCTATTTTGGAAGAATGTTTACTCCATCATACAATACAGCTGATAACAGCTACCGCTTTACATCAAAAGATTTTACCGTAAATAAATCTCAAAATAAAAAAGGAAACTGGACTTTAAAAATTAAGCCCAATGATAAGAGAAATGTGGATGAAATTAACATAGAAGTCTTTAAAAACGGCAAAGCATTTGTTTCTATGAGAAGTAACGACAGACAGCCGATTACGTATGACGGCTATATTTCAAAGAATGATGCACCTCAGAAAGAAAATGAAAAGCTTTAG
- a CDS encoding M48 family metallopeptidase, whose translation MKFTHLLGIGAVALSTVACTTNPITGRSSLQIANNSEIMTMSAQEYKTTLSKSKIISGTADAKKIASVGSRIKSAAERYYQSIGRSADLANYNWEFNLIQSNELNAWCMPGGKVAVYTGILPVTKNDNGLAVVMGHEVSHALAGHGNERISQAMVAQYGGSILGGTISNSQWAGIFEKVYPIGSQVALLKYGRNQESEADQMGLYLMSMAGYDPREAIPFWNRMEGASSGARQPEFLSTHPNPETRISDINKNLPKALEYYKAAGGKI comes from the coding sequence ATGAAATTTACACATCTATTAGGAATAGGAGCAGTTGCTTTGTCGACTGTAGCTTGTACTACTAACCCAATTACAGGCAGATCTTCATTACAGATTGCCAATAATTCGGAAATAATGACAATGTCTGCTCAGGAATATAAAACGACATTGTCTAAATCTAAAATTATATCAGGAACTGCAGATGCAAAAAAGATAGCGAGTGTAGGAAGCAGAATAAAAAGTGCAGCAGAAAGATATTACCAAAGTATCGGGAGATCTGCAGATCTTGCAAACTATAACTGGGAGTTCAACCTTATACAGAGCAACGAACTGAATGCCTGGTGTATGCCTGGTGGAAAAGTGGCCGTTTATACAGGGATTCTTCCTGTTACAAAAAACGACAATGGTCTTGCGGTAGTAATGGGGCACGAAGTTTCACACGCTTTGGCCGGACATGGTAATGAAAGGATTTCCCAGGCTATGGTAGCCCAGTACGGAGGTTCTATTTTAGGGGGAACAATTTCCAATTCACAGTGGGCCGGTATTTTTGAAAAAGTATATCCTATCGGGTCGCAGGTAGCCCTTTTGAAATATGGAAGAAACCAGGAATCAGAGGCAGACCAGATGGGATTGTACCTGATGTCTATGGCAGGATACGATCCGAGAGAGGCTATACCTTTCTGGAACAGAATGGAAGGTGCATCGTCAGGAGCGAGACAGCCTGAATTCTTATCTACCCACCCGAATCCGGAAACAAGGATTTCGGATATCAATAAAAACCTTCCGAAAGCTCTGGAATATTATAAAGCAGCCGGAGGGAAAATATAA